Proteins encoded in a region of the Mycobacterium branderi genome:
- a CDS encoding Ms4533A family Cys-rich leader peptide, whose protein sequence is MPTATGNKECYVLALIAVGNCAVADVHCCR, encoded by the coding sequence ATGCCTACAGCGACCGGCAACAAAGAGTGCTATGTCTTGGCGCTCATTGCCGTGGGGAATTGCGCTGTAGCCGACGTGCACTGTTGTCGCTGA
- a CDS encoding sulfate ABC transporter substrate-binding protein, with translation MLNLVKGSSRVIALALGVGVVAACHGGASDVVGGGGPGDARTSITLVAYSAPEPGWSKVIPAFNASQEGKGVQVITSYGASGDQSRGVAAGKPADIVNFSVEPDITRLVKAGKVSKDWDKDATKGIPFGSVVTLVVRQGNPKNIKDWDDLLRPGVEVITPSPLSSGSAKWNLLAPYAVKSEGGRNPQAGVDFVDKLVSQHVKLRPGSGREATDVFVQGSGDVLISYENEAIATERQGKPITHVNPPQTFKIENPLAVVTNSTHLDTATAFKNFQYTEQAQKIWAQAGFRPVDPAVAAEVRGQFPVPLKLWTITDLGGWDTVDPRLFDKNSGSITGIYMRATG, from the coding sequence ATGCTCAACCTCGTCAAAGGTTCGTCGCGCGTCATCGCCCTCGCGCTCGGCGTCGGCGTGGTGGCGGCGTGCCACGGTGGCGCCAGCGACGTCGTCGGCGGCGGCGGGCCCGGCGATGCGCGCACCAGCATCACGCTGGTCGCCTACTCGGCACCGGAACCGGGGTGGAGCAAGGTGATTCCGGCGTTCAACGCCTCACAGGAGGGCAAGGGCGTGCAGGTGATCACCTCCTACGGCGCCTCGGGCGACCAGTCGCGCGGCGTCGCCGCCGGCAAGCCCGCCGATATCGTCAACTTCTCGGTCGAACCCGACATCACCCGGCTTGTCAAGGCGGGCAAGGTTTCCAAGGATTGGGACAAAGACGCCACCAAGGGCATTCCGTTCGGTTCGGTGGTGACGTTGGTGGTGCGGCAGGGCAATCCGAAAAACATCAAGGACTGGGACGATTTACTGAGGCCCGGCGTGGAAGTCATCACACCAAGCCCGTTGAGTTCGGGGTCGGCGAAATGGAATCTGCTGGCTCCCTACGCGGTCAAGAGCGAGGGTGGGCGAAATCCTCAGGCGGGCGTGGACTTCGTCGACAAACTGGTGAGCCAACACGTCAAATTGCGCCCGGGCTCGGGGCGCGAGGCCACCGACGTGTTCGTCCAGGGCAGCGGCGACGTGCTGATCAGTTACGAGAACGAGGCCATCGCCACTGAGCGGCAAGGCAAGCCGATCACCCACGTCAACCCGCCGCAGACCTTCAAAATCGAGAACCCGCTGGCGGTGGTGACCAACAGCACCCACCTGGACACCGCGACCGCGTTCAAGAACTTTCAGTACACCGAGCAGGCTCAGAAGATTTGGGCGCAGGCCGGTTTCCGTCCCGTCGACCCGGCCGTCGCCGCCGAGGTTCGCGGCCAGTTCCCGGTGCCGCTCAAGCTGTGGACGATCACCGATCTGGGCGGCTGGGACACCGTGGATCCACGGCTGTTCGACAAGAACAGCGGCAGCATCACCGGAATCTACATGCGGGCCACCGGATGA
- the cysT gene encoding sulfate ABC transporter permease subunit CysT: protein MTTATLTPNLSAARRGGTSLRVGVAMGWLSVIVLLPLAAIGWQAVGGGWRAFWLAVSSNAALESFRVTLTISAGVTLLNLVFGMLIAWVLVRDDFPGKRLIDTIIDLPFALPTIVASLVMLALYGPHSPVGLHLQHTGWGVAVALAFVTLPFVVRAVQPVLLEIDREAEEAAASLGANNATIFTSVVLPSLTPSLLSGAGLAFSRAIGEFGSVVLIGGAVPGKTEVSSQWIRTLIENDDRTGAAAISIVLLGISFVVLFILRTLGARAAKREELSV, encoded by the coding sequence ATGACGACGGCGACGCTGACACCCAATCTGAGCGCCGCGCGCCGCGGCGGCACATCGCTGCGCGTCGGGGTGGCGATGGGGTGGCTGTCGGTGATTGTGCTGCTGCCGTTAGCCGCGATCGGCTGGCAAGCCGTCGGCGGCGGCTGGCGTGCGTTTTGGCTGGCGGTCAGCTCCAATGCCGCGCTGGAGTCGTTCCGGGTGACGCTGACGATTTCGGCCGGGGTCACGCTGTTGAACCTGGTGTTCGGCATGTTGATCGCCTGGGTGCTGGTACGCGACGATTTCCCGGGCAAGCGCCTGATCGACACCATCATCGACCTGCCGTTCGCGTTACCGACCATCGTCGCCAGCCTGGTGATGCTGGCGCTTTATGGTCCGCACAGTCCGGTCGGCCTGCATCTGCAACACACCGGCTGGGGTGTGGCGGTGGCTCTGGCGTTCGTCACGCTGCCGTTCGTGGTGCGTGCCGTGCAGCCGGTGCTGCTCGAAATCGACCGCGAGGCCGAGGAAGCGGCGGCGTCGCTGGGCGCCAACAACGCGACGATCTTCACGTCGGTGGTGCTGCCGTCGCTGACGCCTTCGCTGTTGTCCGGTGCGGGGCTGGCGTTTTCGCGGGCCATCGGTGAGTTCGGCTCGGTCGTCCTGATCGGTGGAGCGGTGCCCGGGAAAACCGAAGTGTCCTCGCAGTGGATCCGCACCTTGATCGAGAACGACGACCGCACCGGGGCCGCTGCGATATCGATTGTGCTGCTGGGCATTTCGTTCGTGGTGCTGTTCATCCTACGCACGTTGGGGGCGCGCGCGGCCAAGCGTGAGGAGTTGTCGGTATGA
- the cysW gene encoding sulfate ABC transporter permease subunit CysW produces the protein MTTSPRVRYVLRSVALGYIAVLLIVPVALILWRTLSPGLGQFYAWVSTPAAISALQLSLLVVAIVVPLNVIFGIPTALMLARNRFRGKGLLQAIIDLPFAVSPVIVGVALIVLWGSAGVLGFVERDLGLKIIFSLPGIVLASVFVTLPFVVREVEPVLHELGTDQEEAAATLGSSWWQTFWRITLPSIRWGLTYGIVLTIARTLGEYGAVLMVSSNLPGKSQTLTLLVSDRYNRGAEYGAYALSTLLMAVSVVVLIVQVLLDVRRVGKEVA, from the coding sequence ATGACGACCTCGCCGCGCGTCCGCTATGTGCTGCGCTCCGTCGCGCTCGGTTATATCGCCGTGCTGCTGATCGTGCCGGTGGCGCTGATCCTGTGGCGCACCTTGTCGCCCGGCCTTGGTCAGTTCTATGCCTGGGTCAGCACTCCCGCGGCGATCTCGGCGCTGCAGCTGTCGCTGCTGGTGGTCGCGATCGTGGTGCCGCTGAACGTGATCTTCGGCATCCCGACGGCATTGATGCTGGCGCGCAATCGGTTCCGCGGCAAGGGTTTGCTGCAAGCAATCATCGACCTGCCGTTCGCCGTCTCACCCGTCATCGTGGGCGTGGCGCTGATCGTGCTGTGGGGATCGGCCGGCGTGCTGGGCTTCGTGGAGCGAGATCTCGGACTGAAGATCATCTTCAGTCTGCCGGGAATCGTGCTCGCCAGTGTTTTCGTCACGCTGCCGTTCGTGGTCCGCGAAGTCGAACCGGTGTTGCACGAACTTGGCACCGATCAGGAAGAGGCGGCGGCAACGCTGGGTTCGTCGTGGTGGCAGACGTTTTGGCGGATCACATTGCCGTCCATCCGGTGGGGACTGACCTACGGCATCGTGCTGACCATTGCCCGAACGCTCGGCGAGTACGGCGCGGTCCTGATGGTGTCGTCGAATCTGCCGGGGAAATCGCAGACATTGACGCTGCTGGTATCCGACCGCTACAACCGGGGCGCCGAGTACGGTGCCTACGCGTTGTCGACATTGCTGATGGCGGTATCGGTGGTAGTGCTGATCGTCCAGGTGCTGCTGGACGTCCGGCGGGTAGGCAAGGAGGTCGCATGA
- a CDS encoding sulfate/molybdate ABC transporter ATP-binding protein yields MTNNAIIVQGANKRHGNFVALDNVDFTVPAGSLTALLGPSGSGKSTLLRAIAGLDQPDTGTITINGRDVTRVPPQRRGIGFVFQHYAAFKHLTVRDNVAFGLKIRRRPKAEITKKVDNLLEVVGLSGFQDRYPNQLSGGQRQRMALARALAVDPQVLLLDEPFGALDAKVREDLRAWLRRLHDEVHVTTVLVTHDQAEALDVADRIAVLNKGHIEQVGSPAEVYDTPANAFVMSFLGAVSSLNGTLVRPHDIRVGRRPDMKIAASDAAAESAGVVRATIDRVVMLGFEVRVELTNAATGGPFTAQITRGDAEALALREGDTVYVAATRVPPIAGEVSAPVADALA; encoded by the coding sequence ATGACCAACAACGCGATCATCGTGCAGGGCGCCAACAAGCGCCATGGCAACTTCGTCGCGCTCGACAACGTCGACTTTACGGTTCCCGCCGGCTCGCTGACGGCGCTGCTGGGCCCCAGTGGATCCGGCAAGTCGACGCTGCTACGCGCCATCGCCGGACTCGACCAGCCCGACACCGGAACCATCACGATCAACGGCCGCGACGTCACCCGGGTGCCGCCGCAGCGGCGCGGCATCGGATTCGTGTTCCAGCACTACGCAGCGTTCAAGCATTTGACTGTGCGCGACAACGTCGCGTTCGGGTTGAAGATCCGTCGCCGGCCGAAGGCCGAGATCACCAAGAAGGTGGACAACCTGCTGGAAGTGGTGGGGCTCAGCGGATTTCAGGACCGTTACCCCAACCAGCTCTCCGGCGGGCAGCGTCAGCGGATGGCACTGGCTCGCGCGCTGGCCGTCGACCCCCAGGTGCTGCTGCTCGACGAGCCGTTCGGCGCGCTGGACGCCAAAGTCCGCGAGGATCTGCGGGCCTGGCTACGCCGACTGCACGACGAGGTGCATGTCACCACCGTGCTGGTGACCCACGACCAGGCCGAGGCGCTCGACGTCGCCGACCGCATCGCGGTGCTCAACAAGGGCCACATCGAGCAGGTCGGGTCGCCGGCCGAGGTCTACGACACCCCGGCGAACGCCTTCGTCATGTCGTTTCTGGGAGCGGTGTCGTCGCTGAACGGCACTCTCGTCCGGCCGCACGACATCCGCGTCGGCCGCAGACCCGATATGAAGATCGCCGCCAGCGACGCCGCCGCCGAGTCCGCCGGCGTCGTTCGCGCCACCATCGATCGGGTGGTCATGCTGGGCTTCGAAGTTCGCGTGGAATTGACCAACGCCGCCACCGGCGGGCCGTTCACCGCACAGATCACCCGCGGCGACGCCGAGGCGTTGGCCCTGCGGGAGGGGGACACCGTCTACGTGGCCGCCACCCGGGTACCGCCGATCGCGGGGGAAGTCAGTGCACCGGTAGCCGACGCGTTGGCGTAG
- a CDS encoding sirohydrochlorin chelatase has product MTCLVLTAHGSADPRSAANAQAVAARLRLLRPGLDVRVAFCELNTPSLPEVLTPGAVVTPFLLADAYHARIDIPRQITGFAGVRQAEVLGEDDRLVAVLRERLSGVGVSSADIGLGVLVVAIGSSHAVANARTASVSAKLSAGTHWAAATTAFATSPGSIADGVEDLRRRGARQVVIAPWFLAPGRLLDRVSDYAGDNGIPMAATLGAHRLVAETVLDRYDEALAEAVAA; this is encoded by the coding sequence GTGACTTGTCTGGTACTGACCGCGCACGGCAGTGCGGACCCGCGGTCGGCGGCCAATGCCCAGGCGGTCGCCGCTCGGCTGCGGCTGTTGCGGCCCGGCCTTGACGTGCGCGTCGCGTTCTGCGAGCTGAACACACCCAGCCTGCCTGAGGTGCTGACGCCCGGCGCGGTGGTCACCCCGTTTTTGCTCGCCGACGCCTATCACGCCCGCATCGACATCCCAAGGCAGATCACGGGTTTTGCCGGTGTGCGGCAGGCGGAGGTGCTCGGCGAAGACGATCGCCTGGTGGCAGTGCTGCGCGAAAGGCTAAGCGGTGTCGGCGTTTCCAGCGCTGACATCGGGCTCGGCGTGCTGGTGGTCGCGATCGGGTCGTCGCATGCGGTGGCGAACGCCCGCACCGCATCTGTGTCGGCGAAGCTGTCGGCGGGCACTCACTGGGCAGCCGCGACGACGGCGTTCGCCACCTCCCCTGGCTCGATCGCCGACGGTGTCGAGGACTTGCGCCGGCGCGGCGCCCGGCAGGTGGTCATCGCGCCGTGGTTCCTGGCACCGGGGCGACTGCTCGACCGGGTGTCCGACTATGCGGGCGACAACGGTATTCCGATGGCCGCAACCCTGGGCGCACACCGGTTGGTCGCCGAAACCGTGCTGGACCGCTACGACGAAGCATTGGCCGAGGCCGTCGCCGCCTGA
- a CDS encoding phosphoadenylyl-sulfate reductase, producing the protein MTFTEAELRDLAARGAAELEGASATDLLRWTDENFGGVHGPRGAATCNYVVASNMQDAVLVDMAAKVRPDVPVLFLDTGYHFVETIGTRDAVEAVYDIRVLNVTPEHTVAEQDKLLGKDLFAREPNECCRLRKVEPLSKALRGYSAWVTGLRRVEAPTRANAPLISFDEAFKLVKVNPLAAWTDQDMDDYIAENDVLVNPLVYEGYPSIGCAPCTAKPAEGADPRSGRWQGTGKIECGLHAS; encoded by the coding sequence ATGACCTTCACCGAAGCGGAGCTCCGGGACCTGGCGGCGCGCGGCGCGGCCGAGTTGGAGGGCGCCAGCGCCACCGATCTGCTGCGTTGGACCGACGAGAACTTCGGCGGGGTGCACGGTCCGCGTGGGGCGGCGACGTGTAACTACGTGGTGGCCTCGAATATGCAGGACGCGGTGCTGGTCGATATGGCGGCCAAGGTGCGCCCGGACGTGCCAGTGCTGTTCCTGGACACCGGTTATCACTTCGTGGAGACCATCGGCACCCGCGACGCGGTCGAGGCGGTCTACGACATCCGGGTACTCAACGTCACGCCCGAGCACACCGTCGCCGAGCAGGACAAGTTGCTGGGCAAGGACTTGTTCGCCCGCGAACCCAACGAGTGCTGCCGGCTGCGCAAGGTCGAGCCGCTGTCCAAGGCGCTGCGCGGCTACTCCGCTTGGGTGACCGGCCTGCGCCGGGTCGAGGCGCCCACCCGGGCCAATGCACCGCTGATCAGCTTCGACGAGGCTTTCAAGCTGGTGAAGGTCAACCCACTGGCCGCATGGACCGATCAAGACATGGACGACTACATCGCCGAGAACGACGTGTTGGTCAATCCGCTTGTCTACGAAGGGTATCCGTCGATCGGCTGCGCCCCGTGCACGGCCAAGCCGGCGGAGGGCGCCGATCCACGCAGCGGACGCTGGCAAGGGACCGGCAAGATCGAATGCGGGCTGCACGCGTCGTGA
- a CDS encoding nitrite/sulfite reductase, whose product MTTTRPAKSRSEGQWAMGERDPLNPTEQLKFDDAPLNVRARIENIYAQQGFDSIDKTDLRGRFRWLGLYTQRAEGYDGTWTGDENADLLEAKYFMMRVRTDGKALSAAALRTLGEISTEFARDTADISDRENLQCHWIEIENVPEIWKRLEAVGLQTTEACGDCPRGMLGSPLAGDSLDEVLDATPALDEIVRRYVGKPEYANLPRKYKTAVSGLQDVAHEINDVSFIGVNHPEHGPGLDLWVGGGLSTNPMLAKRVGVWVPLDEVPDVWEAVTCVFRDYGYRRLRSKARLKFLIKDWGIEKFREILEQEYLKRPLIDGPAHEPVKHPIDHVGVQRLKNGLNAIGVAPIAGRVSGTTLSKVADLMERAGSDRARFTAYQKLIILDVPDERLDETVAGLDALGLPSRPSHWRRNLMACSGIEFCKLSFAETRGRSQVLVPELERKLEDINAQLDVPITININGCPNSCARIQVADIGFKGQMVDDGHGGSVEGFQVHLGGSLGLDSGFGRKLRQHKVTSDELPDYIDRVVRNFVKQRDEGERFATWAARADEADLR is encoded by the coding sequence ATGACGACCACCCGCCCGGCCAAGAGCCGCAGCGAAGGCCAGTGGGCGATGGGCGAGCGTGATCCGCTCAATCCCACCGAACAGCTCAAGTTCGACGACGCGCCGCTGAATGTGCGGGCCCGCATCGAAAACATTTATGCGCAGCAGGGTTTCGACAGCATCGACAAGACCGATCTGCGTGGCCGGTTCCGCTGGCTGGGCCTCTACACCCAGCGCGCAGAGGGCTACGACGGCACCTGGACCGGCGACGAGAACGCCGATTTGCTCGAGGCCAAATACTTCATGATGCGGGTGCGCACCGACGGCAAGGCACTCTCGGCCGCCGCGCTGCGCACCCTGGGCGAGATCTCCACCGAATTCGCGCGTGACACCGCCGACATCTCCGACCGGGAAAACCTGCAGTGCCACTGGATCGAGATCGAAAACGTGCCGGAGATCTGGAAACGGCTGGAGGCCGTTGGCCTGCAGACCACCGAGGCCTGCGGCGACTGCCCCCGCGGGATGCTCGGCTCGCCGTTGGCCGGTGACTCCCTCGACGAGGTGCTCGACGCCACCCCCGCGCTCGACGAGATCGTGCGCCGCTACGTCGGCAAGCCCGAGTACGCAAACCTGCCGCGCAAGTACAAGACCGCGGTGTCGGGTCTGCAGGATGTGGCGCACGAGATCAACGACGTGTCGTTCATCGGCGTCAACCATCCCGAGCATGGGCCGGGCCTGGACCTGTGGGTCGGCGGCGGGTTGTCGACGAACCCGATGCTGGCCAAGCGGGTCGGTGTCTGGGTGCCGCTCGACGAGGTGCCCGACGTGTGGGAAGCCGTCACGTGCGTGTTCCGCGACTATGGCTATCGTCGGCTGCGCTCCAAGGCGCGGCTGAAGTTCCTGATCAAGGACTGGGGTATCGAAAAGTTCCGCGAAATTCTCGAACAGGAGTACCTCAAGCGACCGTTGATCGACGGCCCCGCTCACGAACCGGTCAAGCATCCGATCGACCACGTCGGTGTGCAGCGGCTGAAGAACGGGCTCAACGCGATTGGCGTGGCTCCGATCGCCGGGCGGGTGTCCGGCACCACCCTGTCGAAGGTGGCCGACCTGATGGAGCGCGCCGGCTCCGACCGGGCCCGGTTCACCGCGTATCAGAAGCTGATCATTCTCGACGTCCCCGACGAGCGGCTCGACGAGACGGTTGCGGGCCTGGACGCGCTGGGGCTGCCGTCGCGGCCGTCGCATTGGCGGCGAAACCTCATGGCCTGCAGCGGAATTGAGTTCTGCAAGCTGTCGTTCGCAGAAACCCGCGGCCGCTCGCAGGTGCTGGTGCCCGAGCTCGAACGCAAGCTGGAGGACATCAACGCCCAGCTCGACGTGCCGATCACGATCAACATCAACGGCTGCCCGAACTCCTGCGCGCGAATTCAAGTGGCCGACATCGGTTTCAAGGGCCAGATGGTCGACGACGGCCACGGCGGTTCCGTCGAGGGCTTCCAGGTGCACCTGGGCGGCAGCCTCGGACTGGACAGCGGCTTCGGCCGAAAACTGCGCCAGCACAAGGTCACCAGCGACGAGCTGCCCGACTACATCGACCGGGTGGTGCGCAACTTCGTCAAACAGCGCGACGAAGGGGAACGGTTCGCCACGTGGGCGGCCCGCGCCGACGAGGCGGATCTGCGATGA
- a CDS encoding Ms4527A family Cys-rich leader peptide: MWHNGRVTVAYCTESGVALVARRHIDLKRVCSCRCLP; encoded by the coding sequence GTGTGGCACAATGGCCGGGTGACCGTCGCCTATTGCACCGAGTCTGGGGTTGCCCTGGTTGCGCGCCGGCACATCGATCTCAAGCGTGTCTGCAGCTGTCGCTGTCTGCCTTGA
- a CDS encoding Mce protein, giving the protein MNEVEPSHAGARDEGHSKPKRAHLRWLAAAALAVALTGAAGYVGRVQFERHQTDVAAQQAVAAAVKYAVALTNFDSQAMDRNIAVIRDGATGEFKQRYDKSHGLLRTVLLDHQANAQGQVVESVVKSASTNRVEVELFVEQLVSNIEAPDSVVDFSSINMTMERVDGRWLASKVQLR; this is encoded by the coding sequence ATGAATGAAGTCGAGCCTTCGCACGCGGGCGCTCGTGACGAAGGCCACTCGAAGCCCAAGCGAGCACACCTACGCTGGCTGGCCGCCGCGGCGTTGGCGGTCGCGCTGACCGGAGCGGCGGGCTATGTGGGCCGGGTGCAATTCGAGCGACACCAAACGGACGTCGCCGCACAGCAGGCAGTGGCCGCGGCGGTGAAATACGCCGTCGCGTTGACGAATTTCGACAGCCAGGCGATGGACCGCAATATCGCGGTGATTCGCGACGGCGCAACCGGTGAATTCAAACAGCGCTACGACAAATCCCATGGGCTGCTGCGCACGGTGTTGCTCGACCACCAGGCAAACGCGCAAGGCCAGGTCGTCGAATCGGTGGTCAAGTCCGCGAGCACCAACAGGGTCGAGGTTGAGCTGTTCGTCGAGCAACTGGTGAGCAATATCGAAGCTCCGGACTCGGTGGTCGACTTCAGCAGCATCAACATGACCATGGAGCGAGTCGACGGCCGGTGGCTGGCCAGCAAGGTGCAACTGCGATGA
- a CDS encoding transglycosylase family protein encodes MKAKARPAAIVLAAASVIPFSSLASADTVNWDAIAQCESGGNWSADTGNGFYGGLQISQATWEANGGVGSPENASRAQQIQVAQRIYETQGPKAWPGCASPARRVAPVGSLNHLLTYMFTQLDGPR; translated from the coding sequence ATGAAAGCCAAGGCCAGGCCGGCGGCGATCGTGCTCGCGGCGGCGTCGGTCATACCGTTCAGCAGCCTGGCTTCCGCGGACACCGTCAACTGGGACGCCATTGCCCAATGCGAATCGGGCGGTAACTGGTCGGCTGACACCGGCAACGGTTTTTACGGTGGCCTGCAGATCAGCCAGGCGACCTGGGAGGCCAACGGCGGCGTGGGCTCACCGGAAAATGCCTCCCGTGCCCAGCAGATCCAGGTGGCGCAGCGGATTTATGAGACGCAGGGGCCCAAGGCGTGGCCGGGATGCGCCTCTCCTGCTCGCAGGGTGGCGCCGGTCGGTTCGCTGAATCACCTGTTGACCTACATGTTCACCCAGCTCGACGGGCCCAGATAG
- the hemW gene encoding radical SAM family heme chaperone HemW, translating to MTADLPDVQLSPGAPFGVYVHVPFCLTRCGYCDFNTYTPAELGGVNPDAWMQVLGSELELAAARLGGPTADTVFLGGGTPSLLGAERLCTLLEMVRQHFGVAPDAEVTTEANPESTSPELFEALREAGYTRISLGMQSVAPRVLATLDRVHSPGRAAAAAGEALAAGFEHVNLDLIYGTPGESDDDVCRSVDVAIDAGADHVSAYSLIVEEGTALARRIRRGELAAPDDDVLARRYELVDERLRAAGLDWYEVSNWSRPGGRCRHNIGYWDGGQWWGAGPGAHSFVGATRWWNVKHPNTYAQRLADAALPVAGFEQLDDDALHTEEVMLRLRIRDGLPLDILDAGERERAAVAVGDGLLQRDGERLVLTDRGRLLADAVVRALLD from the coding sequence ATGACGGCCGACCTGCCCGACGTCCAACTGAGCCCGGGGGCGCCCTTCGGGGTGTATGTGCACGTGCCGTTTTGCCTGACTCGCTGCGGGTATTGCGACTTCAACACCTACACCCCGGCGGAATTGGGTGGGGTCAACCCAGACGCCTGGATGCAGGTACTGGGCTCCGAACTCGAGTTGGCGGCCGCGCGGCTCGGCGGCCCAACGGCCGACACCGTGTTCCTCGGGGGCGGGACGCCGTCACTGCTGGGCGCGGAGCGGTTGTGCACGCTGCTGGAGATGGTTCGCCAACACTTCGGTGTCGCCCCGGACGCCGAGGTCACCACGGAGGCCAACCCCGAGTCGACGTCGCCGGAGCTCTTCGAGGCGCTGCGCGAGGCGGGCTACACCCGGATATCGCTGGGCATGCAGTCGGTGGCGCCGCGGGTGCTGGCGACGCTGGATCGCGTGCACTCGCCGGGACGGGCGGCGGCCGCGGCAGGTGAGGCGCTCGCGGCCGGCTTCGAGCACGTCAACCTCGACCTGATCTACGGCACGCCGGGCGAGTCCGACGACGACGTATGCCGGTCGGTGGACGTCGCGATCGACGCCGGCGCCGATCATGTGTCGGCCTACTCGCTGATCGTGGAGGAGGGCACGGCGTTGGCGCGACGGATCCGCCGCGGCGAGCTGGCCGCCCCCGACGACGACGTGCTGGCTCGTCGCTACGAGCTGGTCGACGAGCGGCTGCGCGCCGCCGGGCTGGACTGGTACGAGGTGTCCAACTGGAGTCGTCCGGGTGGGCGGTGCCGGCACAACATCGGCTACTGGGACGGCGGGCAGTGGTGGGGCGCAGGGCCCGGAGCGCACAGCTTCGTCGGCGCGACGCGCTGGTGGAATGTCAAGCACCCCAACACTTATGCGCAACGGCTGGCCGACGCGGCGCTGCCGGTGGCAGGCTTCGAGCAACTCGACGACGACGCACTGCATACCGAGGAGGTCATGTTGCGTCTGCGGATTCGCGACGGGCTGCCGCTGGACATCTTGGATGCCGGGGAGCGGGAACGCGCCGCGGTCGCCGTCGGCGACGGCCTGCTGCAGCGCGATGGTGAGCGGCTGGTGCTCACCGACCGCGGACGGCTGCTCGCCGACGCGGTGGTGCGCGCACTGCTCGATTAG
- a CDS encoding TetR/AcrR family transcriptional regulator, which translates to MATRIPGSSRHGGDSPASARREQILAAARAAIEEYGPSALTGQIAQRAGLARPNVYRHFSSKDDLDLALARNAYQELRAEIRGGLDLSGTPLDVIRAPIAAQVNWADRHPNLYRFLVSRGYQRNSQRQRVDRSDFAAELAAAGARYFPRFAEDPDAAEATLVALIGLVDASVLRWLSRPVGTREQLIDRLTAQAWVIIDHHLRGFGIEVDPSVPLS; encoded by the coding sequence GTGGCCACCCGGATCCCGGGGTCATCTCGACACGGCGGGGATTCCCCGGCGTCGGCGAGGCGCGAGCAAATCCTGGCAGCGGCACGAGCCGCGATCGAGGAATACGGGCCGAGTGCGCTGACCGGCCAGATTGCCCAGCGTGCCGGGCTGGCCCGGCCCAACGTGTACCGCCACTTTTCTTCCAAGGACGATCTCGACCTCGCGCTGGCCCGCAACGCTTACCAGGAGCTGCGCGCCGAGATCCGCGGCGGGCTCGACCTCTCCGGGACGCCGCTCGACGTGATCCGGGCACCGATCGCCGCCCAGGTCAACTGGGCGGATCGCCACCCGAACCTGTACCGCTTCCTGGTCAGCCGCGGTTATCAGCGCAACTCGCAGCGGCAGCGGGTCGACCGCAGCGACTTCGCCGCCGAGCTGGCCGCGGCGGGGGCGCGCTACTTTCCGCGTTTCGCCGAAGATCCCGACGCCGCCGAAGCGACTCTGGTCGCGCTGATCGGGCTGGTCGACGCGTCCGTGCTGCGCTGGTTGAGCCGGCCGGTCGGCACCCGCGAGCAACTCATCGACCGGCTGACCGCCCAGGCCTGGGTGATCATCGACCACCATCTGCGCGGCTTCGGCATCGAGGTGGATCCCTCCGTGCCGCTGTCCTAA